The proteins below come from a single Pseudarthrobacter sp. SSS035 genomic window:
- a CDS encoding NAD(P)/FAD-dependent oxidoreductase, whose product MTNNGVTGTLDTLIIGGGQAGIALGHYLKEQNRTFLILDAHPRTGDAWRQRWDSLRVFTPAKYDGLPGMPFPADPLSFPSKDDVAGYLEGYAARFDLPVLNGVRIEHLWRDGNRFVAASNGRRWEAHNVVVATGCSQAPKTPDFAAELNAAVVQFHSSEYRNLGQLQEGPVLVVGLGNSGAEIGLEVSRTHPTIVAGKPGGEIPVKHGRTAARYFLPVVRFVGLRVLTLSNPIGRKAAPSFKAHAAPLIRTKSKDLAAAGVRLVPRIAGVENGLPVLADGTRLEVSNVIWCTGFRDDFGWMDPVMLDGGALPRQRRGVALDTPGLFFLGQEFMYAAASATLPGASRDARYLAGRIPVPVTREAASAAI is encoded by the coding sequence ATGACCAACAACGGCGTGACCGGCACGCTGGACACCCTGATCATCGGTGGCGGGCAGGCAGGCATAGCCCTAGGCCACTACCTGAAAGAGCAAAACCGGACGTTCCTCATCCTGGACGCACATCCAAGAACCGGCGACGCCTGGCGCCAGCGGTGGGATTCGCTGCGGGTCTTTACGCCCGCAAAATACGACGGACTGCCGGGAATGCCGTTCCCGGCGGACCCGCTGTCCTTCCCCAGCAAGGATGACGTTGCCGGATACCTTGAGGGCTACGCCGCAAGGTTCGACCTGCCCGTCCTCAACGGTGTGCGGATCGAACACCTGTGGCGGGACGGGAACCGGTTCGTCGCCGCTTCCAACGGCCGGCGCTGGGAGGCGCACAACGTGGTGGTGGCCACCGGCTGCAGCCAAGCGCCGAAGACACCGGACTTCGCGGCGGAACTGAACGCCGCCGTCGTCCAGTTCCATTCCAGTGAATACCGCAACCTGGGGCAATTGCAGGAAGGCCCCGTCCTGGTAGTAGGGCTGGGGAACTCGGGAGCGGAGATTGGCCTTGAAGTGTCCCGGACGCATCCCACCATCGTGGCCGGCAAGCCCGGCGGTGAGATTCCGGTCAAGCACGGACGCACGGCGGCCCGGTACTTCCTGCCGGTGGTGCGGTTTGTAGGACTCCGCGTCCTTACTCTCAGCAACCCGATCGGCCGCAAAGCGGCACCGTCCTTCAAAGCGCACGCGGCGCCTCTGATCAGGACGAAGTCCAAGGACCTGGCCGCCGCAGGCGTACGGCTTGTGCCGCGGATCGCCGGGGTGGAGAACGGGCTGCCGGTCCTCGCGGACGGGACCCGGCTGGAAGTTTCAAACGTGATCTGGTGCACCGGGTTCCGGGATGACTTCGGCTGGATGGATCCGGTAATGCTCGACGGCGGGGCGCTGCCCAGGCAGCGGCGCGGCGTGGCACTTGATACCCCTGGACTGTTCTTCCTGGGCCAGGAATTCATGTACGCGGCGGCGTCGGCAACCCTTCCGGGTGCCAGCCGTGATGCCCGGTACCTGGCCGGCAGGATCCCGGTTCCGGTCACCCGCGAGGCCGCGTCAGCTGCCATCTGA
- a CDS encoding DUF389 domain-containing protein: protein MIVQLRICVPSELSAVTLDACKEHTGTAEVALFTGASVSPRGDVIDVQVAREAVEELLEKLHVLKAQEVGSIAISMPELVLSRRADKAEASAPGDGADALIWDEVTRQTGEDSRLTWSYLAFLILATQLAAIGIVTNSTIAIVGAMAVGPEFGPLAALAVALARRQWALGRSAALALGVGFPVAMLLAALTTWVSAALGLFADNTLDTGSAVEFIYHPGPYSLIVAVLAGTAGMLSVISRRSAALIGVFISVTTVPAAGFVAVALVLGEFEKAMGSALQLALNLMGIVAAAVLVLVFYRLVSRRLPEAAARRLRWQLTRPRG from the coding sequence GTGATTGTCCAGCTGCGGATTTGTGTGCCCAGTGAACTGTCGGCAGTGACGCTGGACGCTTGCAAGGAGCACACGGGAACCGCCGAGGTAGCGCTCTTTACGGGAGCATCCGTTTCGCCGCGGGGCGATGTCATCGACGTCCAGGTTGCCCGGGAAGCGGTGGAGGAACTGCTTGAGAAACTCCACGTCCTGAAGGCGCAGGAGGTGGGATCCATTGCCATCTCCATGCCGGAACTCGTCCTGTCCCGGCGCGCGGACAAAGCGGAGGCGTCTGCCCCCGGAGACGGCGCAGACGCCTTGATCTGGGACGAGGTCACCCGCCAGACGGGCGAGGACTCCCGGCTCACGTGGAGCTACCTTGCCTTCCTGATACTGGCCACGCAGCTCGCCGCCATCGGCATCGTGACGAATTCCACCATTGCCATCGTGGGGGCAATGGCCGTGGGGCCGGAGTTCGGCCCCCTGGCGGCGCTGGCAGTGGCCTTGGCCCGGCGCCAGTGGGCCCTCGGCCGGAGTGCTGCCCTGGCGCTTGGCGTGGGGTTCCCGGTGGCCATGCTGCTGGCGGCCTTGACCACGTGGGTCTCCGCGGCACTGGGCCTCTTCGCGGACAACACACTGGACACAGGGTCTGCGGTGGAGTTCATTTACCATCCGGGACCCTATTCTCTGATCGTGGCCGTTCTGGCCGGCACGGCGGGCATGCTGTCCGTCATCAGCCGGCGGTCGGCGGCACTCATCGGTGTCTTCATCTCCGTGACCACAGTTCCCGCTGCCGGGTTTGTGGCCGTGGCACTCGTGCTGGGCGAGTTCGAGAAAGCAATGGGGTCGGCCCTGCAGCTGGCGCTCAACTTGATGGGCATCGTGGCGGCGGCAGTTCTGGTGCTGGTCTTCTACCGGCTGGTTTCCCGGCGCTTGCCCGAAGCCGCCGCCCGGCGCCTCAGATGGCAGCTGACGCGGCCTCGCGGGTGA
- a CDS encoding helix-turn-helix transcriptional regulator, producing the protein MSAETGIDQGRSAFQEHRWTEAYQTFREADRRGGLPAADLERLATAEMLTGESTTGLESLTRAHEEYLVMGDVEGAARCAAWMGMQLMFLGEQARAGGWFARGQRLVDELAEPSAVQGLLLLPEGLGKLYGGDPAGALQAFSRVAEFGQLFHDKDLSALGLLGTGQATLMLGHPDKGLKMFDEVMVAVTAGELSPIPSGIIYCAVIGNCHLAFDLERALEWTAVLDRWCSARPDMVSFSGQCQSHRAELFMLHGAWAEALMAAAAAQGLAIRGDAQALYGGYYQQGEVERLSGRLDDAEASYRQAARSGYEPQPGLALLWLARGNVQQAQAMIRRAAGAADLATRRNMLPALVEVELAASDVEAARRGVEDLEALARECPMPMIRAVAGQADGAVRLAGGDPSAALKPLREAWRLWQELGVPYEAARCQALAGSACRALGDEASALMYLEAAHAALLDLGAAPAATWAASLLHEGMLDSGATPGTASLLTRRELEVLQLVATGKGNRAIAGELYLSEKTVARHISNIFLKLGLSSRAAATSYAYEHGLAG; encoded by the coding sequence ATGTCAGCTGAAACAGGCATTGACCAGGGCAGGTCAGCCTTCCAGGAACATCGCTGGACCGAGGCCTACCAGACGTTCCGTGAAGCCGATAGGCGCGGCGGGTTGCCGGCCGCCGACCTCGAACGGCTGGCGACGGCCGAGATGCTGACAGGTGAAAGCACCACAGGGCTGGAGTCCCTCACCCGTGCCCACGAGGAGTACCTGGTGATGGGCGACGTCGAGGGTGCCGCACGGTGCGCGGCCTGGATGGGCATGCAACTGATGTTCCTCGGGGAGCAGGCTCGGGCCGGAGGGTGGTTTGCCCGCGGCCAGCGGCTCGTGGATGAACTGGCCGAGCCGAGCGCTGTGCAGGGCCTCCTGCTCCTCCCGGAGGGCCTGGGCAAACTTTACGGCGGTGATCCGGCGGGCGCCTTGCAGGCTTTCTCCCGCGTTGCCGAATTCGGCCAGCTGTTCCACGACAAAGACCTGTCCGCGCTGGGCCTCCTCGGCACAGGGCAGGCCACCCTGATGCTTGGTCACCCTGACAAGGGACTCAAAATGTTCGACGAGGTCATGGTGGCCGTCACGGCAGGTGAACTCTCCCCGATTCCGTCCGGGATTATCTACTGCGCGGTCATCGGCAACTGCCACCTGGCCTTCGATCTGGAGAGGGCCCTGGAATGGACGGCTGTTCTGGACCGCTGGTGCAGTGCCCGCCCTGACATGGTGTCGTTCAGCGGCCAGTGCCAGTCACACCGCGCCGAACTCTTTATGCTCCACGGGGCCTGGGCCGAGGCGCTGATGGCGGCTGCGGCTGCCCAGGGACTTGCCATAAGGGGTGACGCCCAGGCGCTTTATGGAGGCTATTACCAGCAGGGGGAGGTGGAACGGTTGAGTGGAAGACTGGACGACGCCGAAGCTTCCTATCGGCAGGCCGCCCGCTCCGGCTATGAGCCACAACCTGGCCTCGCGCTGCTCTGGCTGGCTCGGGGAAATGTGCAGCAGGCACAAGCGATGATCCGGAGGGCAGCTGGCGCGGCAGACCTCGCTACACGCCGGAACATGCTGCCTGCACTCGTGGAGGTCGAGTTGGCCGCCTCCGACGTTGAAGCCGCGCGGCGAGGTGTTGAGGATCTGGAAGCCTTGGCCCGCGAATGCCCTATGCCCATGATCCGGGCCGTTGCCGGCCAGGCGGACGGCGCGGTCCGCCTGGCCGGCGGCGACCCCTCCGCTGCCCTGAAACCGCTCCGGGAGGCGTGGAGGCTGTGGCAGGAGCTCGGTGTTCCGTACGAAGCGGCGCGCTGCCAGGCGCTGGCTGGCAGTGCCTGCCGCGCACTTGGCGACGAGGCCTCCGCACTGATGTACCTGGAGGCAGCCCACGCTGCGCTCCTGGACCTGGGCGCGGCGCCGGCGGCAACCTGGGCGGCATCGCTGCTGCACGAAGGCATGTTGGACAGCGGGGCCACGCCAGGCACGGCGAGCCTCCTCACCCGCCGCGAGCTTGAAGTCCTTCAGCTGGTGGCAACCGGAAAGGGCAACCGGGCCATCGCCGGCGAGCTCTACCTGAGCGAAAAGACCGTGGCCCGGCACATCAGCAACATTTTCCTGAAACTGGGCCTGTCGTCACGGGCAGCCGCCACCAGCTATGCCTATGAACACGGGCTCGCAGGCTGA